DNA sequence from the Malus domestica chromosome 06, GDT2T_hap1 genome:
CGTCACTTGTATCGAATCAATAAGGCAATTAAGTAAgtgatgatatatatttttatttgacACTGAAACAAATATATTGCCTCATTCTTAACAAAAATTATTGCAGGAATGGAGTGAATGTCAAAGGGTACTTTTGTTGGGCTCTATTCGACGACATTGAATGGGGCATGGGGTTCAATCGAGTTGGTATTTACTTTGTTGATTTCAGTAACTACACACGCTATCCCAAGCTCTCCGTTAAGTGGTTCCGAGCTTTCCTTCAAGGCTGAGATCCTGCTATCGCTGCCTGAGTAATCGGTTGTTCAAACTTAATATTTAGTTATGTAAAGCCATTATCCCTTCGGTTTTCTTGTTGTAATCCATGTTTCCCTATAAAAATAAGGCTCTTCATTTGTGCTTCAAATAAACCATGTATGTTATGAATAATTTAATCAGTACTGCAAAGGGCACACAAACTTTCATTTTACGTCGAGAAATACAAAGGTTCCCTTGATTCTACTTCTTTTGCCCATGAATAATCTGCTGGTATGCCTAACTGCATATAAATGGAGAGTCGGTCATGTAAATTCTCGCTTGAGCACGCAGTCCAATCAAACAGCTAAGGTCTTCTGACCAAACAATCTCCAGTAACTAGATATTAAAACCCGAATAATGCAGGACTAAATTATCACAAACCCCCCAACCTGCTGATCAATGTCACTGCGATCTGGTACAACGATAATGAAAGCCTTGTGAAAGATAATGTGCAACACAACACTATCTGTGCTTCCCAATCTTACATCTCTTCTCTAATTACCAGCCTAAATTTTAGTAAGTGCACAGTTGTTGCTTAGCTGTGGGTTTTCGTTACTCTATTCTATTGGAAACACCATATCCTTGCGCGCAATGGCTGTAATCAGCATTATGTTTGTATCTATTCCACCTCCAGTACAAATTATTGGTTTGTTTTTCGTTTCAGACGTCAAGTCTAGGTTTGAATTTCCTTGAACAAGCATGTAACTTTATACCtctatctcatcaagctcaatCTAGGATAAGGTAAGTGATAGGTTGCAGGTGAAGTTGCAAAGATGATGAAGACTCAATGTTTGCTCCCTAAATTCGCCATGGGCCTCGCGGGCATGCCAGGAATTTACTCAAACATGAAATTGGCAGGTGCGAGCGTGCCACTATtagatgccgctagtagacgggttttgaatgattgaggttgcgcctGAGTTCAACTTCAAACCAAGAGATTGTGTCATTGAGTGAGAGTGGCTCAAATcaaggttctttgtttgccttaaagataaggactttacttatatggagaaaTGTAATAACAAgtaaatgacaaggttgctAGAAGTGTGAATGACTGAGGAAAGTAAATGATTGGTGTTGTACATAAACTACAAATGAGATCGATACTACTAGTGAgcagcagagctaataaacaaGGAAAGTAAAGGATGTTTGGCTAAAGCTAAATGTCTACAAGGAAGCTAAGGAGCTGATTTGAGTAAGTTGATTTGATTGGttgtttgagtgtccataatccttCTGTCTTTGCTTCTTTATATAGAGATCTGAAAGAGTCCCCTTGCTGAGAACAATGAACTTACCCGAAAGAAGCTTGGCCAGCTTGCATtgtgaaataatattaaaaggggAACTTGCATTTCCACCACATGTTTTCACCACTTGTAATAAAACTATTAATTAAAAGAAGCAAATTAGCCTCTTTCACCATGTATCATCTGTCAGAATGTCTGTGTCTTCCCATCCACttgcattaggaaaacatgcAATTGTTGTTTAAACAAATCTCTTGGCAAACCTCCATCGcccaaacaaatgggaaaaGCAATATTATAATGTCAAATAACTCCACTTGCAGCCAAATATCTTTCCAAGTTAGCATTCTTGCACATTAATCCTCCAAATGTCATATTTTACCCAAATGGCCCAAATAAGTGAAATGATGCACATTTTAGGTGCAAACACTCAAGCCATCATAGATCACACAGGTTTGGATCATGCATTACATATTACACTGCATCTTTGTGGCTCCTGTCTAGTAAAGTTTTGCCTAGTCATGTCTGTGCGCGTGCACTATTAACATCTACACATGATATGTCATATGCACTAGATGTGTCATCATAATTATGAGCTGTCTGCCACATAGTACTATCACCTAGtggtatttcttttcatttataagagagttcttaggttcgattttcatcaaagacgaatttgagcaacattattgctagcccattgtcaGACTTAGTTTAccagtatagataatatcgtttgtttagaagaaaaaaaattatgatcatTAGTTATAATTGCACAGAAACACCTACTATTTTAACATGTGATTATTAGTTATAATTATCGTTATCACAATCGATCAAGTCCAATTAGAGTTCCAGTATGCTTCCACTTGAACATTACCTAATTGTGTTCACGAATATAATTTCGTAATTAGAGTTAAATCCTAAGTGATCACATGAGTCAATAAAACTCGATCAAAACCCCCTACCTCCCAAGATTAATTTACGAAACtaaacttttaaaaaaataatatactcACAATCGATGCAGGCACtctgaaattacaaaaattaatcaAACATGAAGAGAGTGGGCCGAGGAAAACCCAGCCCACAATAACCAGAACTAAAGGCCATCAAAGTTGTAATAGGCCCAAAAAATACAACCCTGTTAACCACTTGCGAAGTCAATGGACACTTTTCAACACAGAAATGCAGGAAGAGGGTGGGTACAGTGGTTTTGGGTACATAAGATTTGGACCCAATAGTTTGACCAACCTTACACGTGTTCAAATAGCATTGGGGATAATATTGTTGGTCCGCCGCCGATCCGAGTTCACTCAACTATTTCTACTTGGTGAGCTTCCCGGGAGCTGGTACCGCCCCACAAACGCTGCCCCTCCGAGAAAGTCAGAGACTTTTCCCTGTAAATTAAACGCCGATCGTCCCCAATTGGAGTTCTCCGGTAAGGTACGTCTCTCATGCATATCATGGCGGACATACATCATATATTGACCCGTCTGAATTTGGGCGTTTTGGAATTAGGGCTTAGGAGAAAGGTCTGGATTTGATCAGATTTATTATCAGaaaattgaattattttttatttttgtgtttttaattctgacaaaaaaaaaaaaattgggaaccCTAATATTTGAATGACCAAATCACAATACTTTCGATTCCGAAAATGCACACTGACAATTATAAATTGGAATTTAGTAGTTGGAATTTTGATAAGTTAATTGAGCTCTTGGTAATTAGTAATAATCTAATCTGGGAAGGATTATTGATAATGAATTAGTTTATCTTGTTTTATTCTTGTCATTTCAGAATTGCCTGTTTGTTACTGCTGTCTGCTAATTGGTGTAGGTAAGGTTGAGGAGCAAGTTTGATCATTTAAAACGATTTTTCTAAAACCATTGACGATAAGAACATGTAAGTGCGTTAAATCGTGTAAAGGGGATTTACAACGATTGGTTATTCGTTGCTGACTGACAAGTTTGTTAGTAGGTTTGGCAGCTTGACTTCTAATCGTTATGTTCGGATTTTAGTATTTTATCGAGCGCAGTGGCGttataggattcatatagccgaccccacttagtgggataaagcTTTGCTTTCGTTGTTGCATCTTGTCGCGTTATGTCGTTGTTGAGTTGTCTTTAATCACCCTTAATCTTTCAATCGTATTGATGTTTTTTCTGACTTACCAGAGATTCTAAGCGGTAGATATCACATATGGCTTCATTCCGAGCATTCTTGAACAGTCCAGTTGGTCCGAAAACAACTCACTTTTGGGGACCTGTTGCAAACTGGGGATTCGTTGCCGCTGTATGTTTCTCTGCCTTGATTTCTAGTATATAAGAATGTATTTGAATTCAAATGCAGTTTCATGCTTTTTAACTAATCTTCATCATAATGGGTTTGATTTAACAGGGATTGGCGGATATGAACAAACCTCCAGAAATGATTTCTGGCAATATGACAGCAGGTCCAATATAACTGTATTTGAAGGATGTAAATTAGTTTTAGTATATACTATGTGGCAGGATAATAACCACGTTTTGAATCTGTTTCTGCAGCAATGTGCGTTTATTCAGCGTTGTTTATGAGATTCGCATGGATGGTACAGCCTCGGAACTATCTGCTTTTGGCATGCCATGTCTCAAATGAGACTGTCCAACTCTATCAGCTCTCTCGCTGGGCGAGGGGTCAGGGGTAAGCGATCTGTTTTCGGCAACAATTTCAGAAAACTAAAAGTAAATAGTAAATTTAGTTGAGTTGTCAGTTTTCATAACTGACCTTTGTCAAAGTGAGTGGGCCGAAAACATTTAATCGTGCAATTTGCCGGGAGATTTATTCTTATTTACTTGCTTTGTCATAGGTACTTAGCCCCGAAGAAAGATGAAGCTGCAACCGAGTAACTTGCTGCGTCTTTTCATTCCCTGCTCGTTCATTGTTTTAGTTGCGAATTTTACCGAAAACAGTGTTGATCTTGTGCGAGGCGCGTGTGATAAAATTTGCTTTTGATGTTAACTGAGCTATCAATCTCAGCAGAACAAGTGCTCTTGTCATCCATTTTCATTCAATGTCATGCACTTCTTTTTGTTCATAAATGTTGGTTTTTCGTCAATTGTGTAGAAGAGGTAAATCTGGAACGAGTTTGGGCGAGAAGACGCTCGGGAGTAATTCGGAATGTATCCGCTTTCCGAAAGAGACCGAAAACTTGCACTCTAATTTCCCCAAGATGTGTTGAAGCAATAATCTTTGgattacaaaaactaatttcacTTTCAGTTCAACACCAACGGATTAAATAGTACAGCTATCCGATTTCCGAGAGATGCAATTTACAATGCTGCTAAAGTTTTCCTATCAAAAATTTGTCAGGGAGCAATTGCCTTGCCCCATCGGCATGTTTGGCCCTGGGTCTCTGCCCAGTTACTTGAGCATATGCTCCATCCTTTGGCCCCCCGTCGGGATCACGATAATTCATCAACATCTTCCCGTTTTAACCTTTTGCTACTTTTTTTGGATTTCAGTTTCTTGCCTCCATCTTCTTCACAAGCTTCATTGTTTCCACTTTTTGCTTTAGCTTCCTtcttgtttcctttcttttccttgGATTTCTTCCTTTTCACGGGTGGTGTTTCGTCCTCATCCCTCTCAGCCGCAATATGCTCTCCATGCAGCAGCCGATTGGCTGGGGGATTGACAACTTCTGCTTCTGCAGAATAGAAAGGAAAACTTGCAGCTAAAGTTTTGGGGAATGATTACATGATAGCACAACTTGCAGAAATAGGAAACAGAAAAACTGACCTTCATCGGCAAAATTGGAATAAAAAAGAACGTTTGACAGAGGCTGCTTCATGTAAACCTGCAACATTTCAACGAGAACAATTGATCTAAAAGAATGGGAAAGTTGCAGCATACATCATTGTTACACCACTACACATGAAACCATGAAAATTAGGGAATTTTAGCCAACGTTTGTCACTTTTGACAATCCGGCAAAAGCTAAGGTGAAAGCACTAAAATACCCTAGACATCTAAATCCGGACCTAACCACATCTCCCCCACTTCATACGTGGTAAGCTTCAACCAATCACAAGTTCAGAAGTCTTTGAGAAGCCGTGCTTCCCTAGTACTCGTGATCCCAACCAAGATCTTATATAAGTCTGAACAACAAGAACTGTTATGTCCTTGAAAATTCAGTTCCATTGTTCATGAAGTTATAGGTAGTGTCCAGATCTGGGGAATTTAACTTGATAATAAAACGATTCGCTACTTATTGTATTTCTGTATAATTTGAGTTATGTTAGGCACTGGGGTTTGAGAAGTGACCAATCTAAGTGCCATGACCCAATTGTATACGAAAGTATTGGATCCGAACAAATCAATAAACTATGGTCAGAATTTTTCCATGCCTCCCTCTTCTCTGGCATAGGAGATGGCAAATGGGGAAAGGATTCTTAAGTTATAAGAGAGTTCAAAGAGCGATGAGGGGGAGCTGACACCGACTGATGAGAAACTATGTTTGAGTTATTAAGGATACTATGTTATTTCCACATACATTCTTCGCTATAATTATCAAAAGTACAAAAGATTAGCTAAAATTCCATATAGAGCCAAATTTGGGCTTTTTGCTCAATGTAACTCTAAACAATCAGGCCGGCTGGTCAATAGCCTGCTTATATAACTCAAACAATAAAGTGCAATAGCATACCGCAGAGAGTAGTTGCCAAGTCTTCACATTCCAAAGCCGTAGATAGCTATCCAATCCTAGAAGGAAAGAACTTATGGTCAGTGATACATAGAGAACAAATTTGGTTTCCAAACCCCTACTACCTTTACCAATAAAGCTttagagggggagagagaggacTAGTATTgaacaaaaattttaaatattgaaaacaaaaggcATGCACTCACCACATGATGCTATCACTGGATAGTCTGGGTGCCTTGCTATGGACCTTATACTACCTGAACACTTCCCCAAAAAGCATCCTAACAATTTCCCTGTTGTAAAACACAGGATTAAAGAAAAGACAGATTACAAAGTAACATAAACAACATCGCGGCATACTATCTTTATCTGGTTCAAGAGGGGCAATACACAACCACTTTATCCCTATCGATAACATGAATAGTGTTCTCAAATCTTGCAAAGGGACCTCCATAGTGGACATGCCTGACACCAGCCGTTGATACACCAGTCGTTCCATAACTTAGGAAACAAGCATCATCCTCAACAGATGGCTTTTTCTTCCCTAAGTAAGCTCTACAAATggcttttaaatttttaatcatGCCTACATACATACCTCAGCTACTTTTTCCCATTCTATAGAAAAAAGATTTTGGTAACATACAAATTTTCAAAGAATTGATGAACAATTATAAGCGGGCCGCATGTCAGAAGTTCTTCGGCAGAACCACTGCCAGCCTAAGCATAGTGAACTCAGCTTCAAGCATTATTATTAAATCTCAAAGCTCAGTCCATAGAAAATGTATCCCCTCTAAGTTTTTTCACATATACATAATTTTACCCGGCTTAACCTATTTCAACCGTAACTGAAGTTCCAAATTCCAGTTTAATCCCCATTGACCCCACCGCTTATCAAAATGTGCGAATAAAGCTCAACTCACCTGTGCGTATGTCAAAAGAAGCTAGGTCGCCAGATCCATTCCCTACATAGATTGTATAGCCATTTAGATCTTCCGCTACAGATTTAATAGCAGTCTCTCGGAATTCAAATGATATGACAGGTCTTCGCTGCGCAGAAATGTCATAGAGACGAACCTGTCAAATAAAACCAGTCAGAAGGTGTCAGCAGAATCCTTTTCGGTTGTGCTACTAAGAGTATTCAAGAAACTGAACTTCTAaaatgaacaaacattataCAAATCCAAGAACTCAAAGTTGTATTCGGTTTTTATAAAACCTATACTATATTCTTAGTTTGCGCAGAAGTTTATCATCCGaagtacattaa
Encoded proteins:
- the LOC103437562 gene encoding mitochondrial pyruvate carrier 1-like, with the translated sequence MASFRAFLNSPVGPKTTHFWGPVANWGFVAAGLADMNKPPEMISGNMTAAMCVYSALFMRFAWMVQPRNYLLLACHVSNETVQLYQLSRWARGQGYLAPKKDEAATE